The following DNA comes from Castor canadensis chromosome 15, mCasCan1.hap1v2, whole genome shotgun sequence.
GCTCTGGTAAAACAGTACAAAACTGTCACAGCACACCACTGGAAAGACAATCTAAGGGATTAAGATAGGTCAAATGAGGAAGTGCCTTTAGACAACAGCTCCTGCAGACCTCTGTGAGGTGGTATATAATAGAGCCAGCAACACAGTGCTCTGCTACACAGAGGGGCGTGCTCACTGCCCGAGGGTTGGCTGAGGCCAGGCAGGCAAGATGGTGAGGTAAGAGCAGCAGTGACTGCCAAGTCACATACAGTCCGTGGAGCACTGTGAGGCATCTGGGTCTTTCCTTGACCTCTAACAAGGAGCACCAGTGGGACACCCATCCCACAGCTGTCTCTCCAAAGGATTTCAAGTACATCCCCGGCTTCAGCTACATTCCACCTGCTGATGACTGCCCAATCTACATATTCAGATCAGACCTTCCTCTGGTGCCATCATCCAACTTCACTTGGATGTCTCCCAAACCCTTATGATGTATCTGCTCCAAAACATAATCCACAAGTTAAAATCTCACATCTCAAGCTGTCACTGTTCTGCTACCCAGCTAAACCTGCTCCTATTACCCAGAAGATCATCACCTGCCCAGTTGCCAAATCACAGAAACCCAACAGTCAAAACCAGACTGACCCTTTTCCTTAGCTACACCTCATTTAAGCTCCACCACATCTCCGGTTACTGCCACCGCGTCTTAactgagcttcatgcttgcacagGAGATTCCTCTTCCTACAGTCTCTATCTAGTGAAAGAGGCTACCCACATACATCGTGCCAGAAGCCCAGCAGTCTTCCCAGACTTTCTACAGTGTGAATGGGCTTTCAAAAAGCTAAGCTTTATCCTTACAGGTGCATGAACACATTATACAAAGCTTCTTCAGGAAATATCCTCTGCCTACTTCCTCAGTTTTGTTTCTCATGTCCCCTCTACTTTACTGTTATCTAACTGATCAGTTTTCCCTCATGGGCAAGGCAGTGGCGTTCTTACAATGCCGAGGACAGTGTTTCCCAACCTCACCTACCATTCACACCTCAAAAACTCAGCTCAGTTGTCACCTTTTCTTAGAAGCCTTCTCCAAGTTTCCAAAGAAACTAGATGCCCCTTCCTGACTTGCACAACATGCTGTACTTGCTTCAATCAGTGCCCTAATCCCACTTAATAGTAACAACTCATTTACTTTTATGACTTCCTGTGTCTTAAAGGCAAGGCAGTCTTAGGCACCAAAAATGACTTAGGATATGGCAGGCACTCCTAATGTTTGCTGTTATCAGCAGCATCTTAAATATTTCTAAAGCACCACTTTCAGATTAGCAGAAAGTATTTCAAAACAAGTGTGGCTGATGAAGTAAGGCCAGCCTGCAGTAATAGGAGACACTTCAAGTTCAGGTTGTCATAAAGTAAAGCTGTGCAGTCACCAAGCTCAGCAAAAACTACCAGTAGGGAGAGGGCTGCTGTCCAGCAGCAGAAGCAGAAAATGCTCACATGCAACTGCCTTAGTCCTCCACAAGAAAAAGTCgacaaaaaagtcttttttttttttttttttggtagaactgcagtttgaactcaaggtttcatgcttACAAATCAAGCtgtctagtgcttgagccacaactccagtccattttgatctggttactTTGCagattggggggaggggggtctcaagaactatttgcccagggtggccttgaaccatgatcctcctgatctcagccttcaaagtagctagaattacaggcatgagtcactgacaACCAGACGACAAAAATCTTATCTTTAAAGAATCATTGGTGAAGGGGGAAGTGAAAAACCAACTCCTTTGCAGTATACATGAAGAAAACTCCATTTAATTCAGAAACCAGTTTAAAGCCAAAGAAGGTACTTAATGAACGCTGGGTCTTACACAACAACCTTCTTTTCCCACATGCCTGTTTTGGAGTAGCAGAGTCAGAAAACAAAGGTGAACTATCAGAGAACTATGGGGTGACAAGGTCAATGAGGAGAGAGGCTTAAGCAATAAACTTTAGAGAAGGCGGCAGTTAACAGCAATCACAAACCCAAAAGTTCTTAACAGAGACAGAAGTTACCCCATGTTCCAAAGAATACTGTCCCAATTTGAACGTGgtaggattctcttaaaaaaccgGGTTTGGGTGCCCCCTCCGCCCCCTCTTGGATTTTCCCTTCCATAGACCTTCCTGCACAAATAACATTACACTGTACTTAAATCGGGAACTAACTGCCAGGGCACGGACACatgcctttaaaaaattctttgggGCTGGGAGCGTGGTTCACGTGGTacatacagcacctgcctagcaagtgcaaggccccgagttcaaactccagtaccaaaacaaaggtgaaaataaaatgcattatttcaattttctcctaaaatagataaaaattaagCCAAATCAGTTGCCCCAAGATGGTGCAATCCCAAAGCTTCCACCTCCCAACCCTTCACGAAACTTGTAAGCGACCAACGTTCTtttggaaaaaaaccaaaaaaaaaacaagcggACCCGTTAAAACCAGAGAGGGGTTGGGGTACAGAGGGTAGGCTGGAGAGGGGCTTGGGTGGCAATGGCACTCCTCTAAAACGACTAGTGGGAAAAGTTCGTCGATGAACGGAAGAcaaaaaaggtaagaaagtgCAGCGCTAGTTCCCCATCTTCCCGGGGCCTTAGGGACTCCAGCCGCACCCGGGCCGGGGGCTTCCCCCCGGGAAGGTGTGGGAGGCGAGAAGTCGCCGGGTCGGGACTCAGGGCTGGAGGAGACACGGGGAGGAACCGCCACCGGTTAACACCGGGACCAGCAGACACGTTTGCACACAGGCACAGCGACACGCGGTTGCCTTGGAAACCAGGCCGCGCACCAGCCCCTGCTCCGCGGGGCCCGGGGAGCCGCTTCTCCGAGCCGAGGGGTCGGAGGACCGGGGCCGGGCGGAGCAGTCctgggcggggggtggggggagaggccCCGCCCGGGTCTCGGTCTCCTGGGCGCCTACCGCGTAGAGGAGCACGGCCGAGCCGGGACTGGTGGGGCCGACGGAACAGTGGGACTTAGAGGAGCTCGGAGAGTCCATGGCGCGGCTGCCGTCCAGGGCGGGGCCTGGGCTCGTCTGCTACGCGGCGGTGGTGCAGCCGCTGGGGGCGGTTCTTCCGCGCGGGGCGGCCTGACCTCGCCCAGGGCGGCGGCACCCTCTAAGGCTGCCGCACGGGACCCCGGGCGCCGCCATCTTAGCCAGGGCGGAAGCCGCGCGGGACCTTGTGCGCATGCGCGCACGCCGCGCCGGAAGCGGAAGTGGCGGCCGGGAGTCGTGACCTACGGCGGGGGTCCGCGCGGACGCAATGGCGCCGGAGCCGGAAGCAGTTCCTGAGCTGGCGTCCGGGCAGGCTGTGCCCTCTGGCTCTGAGGCAGCCCTGGACACCCTGCTGCGGACCCTCTACGACCTGGGTGAGGCGGGCGCGGCCCACGTGGGCGGCATGCGCGGGGCCGCGGGATGCGCGGTGTCACCTGGCTCCCTGGCTGCGGGCCGGTCCTTGAGCGTCCGCTGGCTCACCCTGCCGCGCCATCCTTTCCAAGGCCTTTTCCCCACAAGTTGACGGACCTTGTGGTCTCCTCTTTTttggaggggacagggggaaacTGGCTTTTGAACTCGGGGTTTTGCGCTTGcgaagcaggcgctctaccgcttgaaccacttttccagtccattttgctctgcttattttcgagataggatctcctgaaccatgtgtccaggctgacctcgaactgccatcctccaggtctcagcctcccaagtagctaggattacgtgtgtgagccactggctcccggctCTTTTTACGTTCCTTAAGGGAAAAAAGGAGATTAAAAGGCTCATTAGTGAAGATTGGCACCTGCCTGGCCTTTCAACAAGGAGGACGGCCCTTCACTGACGACCTCATATGGCAATCCTGCTTTTTAGGACAGGATATCTCTTAGTTTGAAGAAGTATTTCGAAGGCGCTTTTGTGTTTATTATGGAGTACTTGCTCAAAATTCTAAGCGCACCTACACAGTAAAAGCAGTAATTCGTAGGTTTGCAGACCTTGCTGTATACTACATGCTTTGCACATTAACACCCCCATAACTTTCACAGCAACCTGTGATTGTGGACCTTAAAGATACTGCCATTAATCCCGTTATTTCAAATGGAGAAACCAGCCCtggagggtttttgtttgttttggcggtattggggtttgaactgggctTCTTCGCTTGCTGTGTGGGCTATCATTTGAtccacgcctccagtcctttttttgctccagttaatttggagaagggggtctcactttttgctcaggctagcctagaTTGCAGACCTCTTCCCAcagtaactggaatgacaggtgcgcTCCACcatgttttgccttttttttttttttttttccctgttaaaatgAGGCCTTGtgaactttgtccaggctggaaGCACGATCCCCCATTCCTAGTAAGTAGCTTGGGATAACAGTCTGCAGCCtcgcccagctgttggttgagatggtgtgtcatgaactttttgcccaggctggcctcaaaccacaatcctcccaagtagttaggattactggcgtgagccactggcccctgtgGTTAAAGAGTCTTGCTGAAGAGTACCCGCTAGTTGTTAGATTGAAGAGAGGCAAGAGAAGACAGGCTGTTCACCCTACTCTAGTAGTTTACAGGGCTGGGTTCAGCGCTCATTGACTTGTCCTGTGAGGGGTATCTCAATGCCTTGGACTGCTGGAGGACAGAGAAAACTTAGTCTTTGATCTTCAGAAGtttaaaatctagagaaaaaGACTATTCTGTAAAATCCTAAATAGTTTATATCTGCAGAGGCTGGAAATCGTCATGCTAGGAGCTCTGAAGGCCTGGACTATGCCTATTCATTTTTATATCCCTAGTGTCAGAGTTTAGCTGACTCTCAATAAATATTGGGTAAAGACTGATGTTTAGAGAACTCTTATGCTCCTACTGTAGGTGAGTAATGAGGTCTGGAATTTTGGTTAGAACTTTCAGATCACTGGTCAGAGCCCGAACAGAtgaaacaaacagaagatagggaaatttaatagaaaaaaaggcaTTCAAGGTAGGCCAGTCATCTTAGGTTCTCCATAATTCATAActgaaagaaaccaggaaaaccaTTACACATACCCATAATCCTAGAAAGTGTTAAACATTAGTATAGAGGCTTAACGTGAACCAACTGGGCTTCCTAGCCCTGGGAACCATTGCTGAGATGACTGAGGAACAAAGGAAAAGATGACTGTAGTTTGGATTCTGTACATTGTGCAAATACTCTTGACTTGAAGGAAATGGGTAGCCTCTTTCTGTCACATGGTTTGGTATTAGTGTCAGCTAAACTGAAAatacttgtttttcctttttgtgtttgaATAAGCAGAGACAGAGGctgaaacagaacagaaaagagtcagaaagaagagagaaaacaagaagagAGACGTGGAGGCTGCAGCCTTCAAGGTAGCAGAGCCAGCTCCACTACCAGGCTGTCTTGTGAGACACCAGAAGAAGAGAGCATCCAGCTTTTTTGAGGAACTCAGAGAAGAGCTGCACTGTGCTGCTGTCACTCCCCCTGCTCCCCCGTCAGGACCCGAAGCCCCTGCCACAGTATTGTCTTCTACCTTCAAGAACAACAGGGAGCGAGTAGAAGTGGTAGAATTTTACAGCAAAAGTAAAAACAGGAAATTGAAGCCAGATCAAGATGAGCACACAAAGGTAATGATTTGGTTGGTTTATACAAGGTGATCAAGGCATTAGGTGACTCCCTTTATAGTCTCTGTCAGGTCTTCATGGCTACCCTCAGACCTGAGAATTTGCTGAGTGGCTTGTAGGATTCAGCACGTAGTTGTTATCCATCACATAGACATACAGAGTGACCCTGGTTATCAAGCTCTGGCCTTCCTTAGAAAAGTAGATGTTCACTGTAAATCTCATTGCTGGGCAGACTTGGTGCAGCAGTGGCTAAGGTCAGGTCTGCAGAAGCACTCTAGTCAGTGGAATATTGTAATTGCTCACTGCTCAGGAGCTGGCCAGCTACAGACCATGAAAATAGGACTGTCTCTGGAGTTTCAGGTTTGCTAAACCCAGACCTGCACAGCTAACCCTTTCCCACTTAAAACCCTTGTGCTTGCTACTCCTTAGAGAAAAACTCAGTTAGTAGCATCTCTTTCTGACATTCCCACTGTGTGGCAGCCATGGTCTGGGGCATAGCAGTGACCAAAATGTACAACATTCTTTGCTCTGAAGAACTTACCTTCTAGTGGaagagcactggggtttgaactcagggcatcatgcttgcaaagcaaatgctctaccacttgagccacacttccaggttgttttgctctggctattggctcaggctgtccttgagcctcaatcctcccagtctcagcctcccaagtagctaggattaccagtgcCCGGCTAATAGGTGGTTTTAACAAGCACTTTTTTCTCTGCAGACTAAAACTAGTATCCCTGAGAAAGATGTGGCTATTCAAGAATTTAATCTAGAAAAGGTATGTACTTGGAGAAAGTTTg
Coding sequences within:
- the Fsaf1 gene encoding 40S small subunit processome assembly factor 1 isoform X2, with the translated sequence MAPEPEAVPELASGQAVPSGSEAALDTLLRTLYDLETEAETEQKRVRKKRENKKRDVEAAAFKVAEPAPLPGCLVRHQKKRASSFFEELREELHCAAVTPPAPPSGPEAPATVLSSTFKNNRERVEVVEFYSKSKNRKLKPDQDEHTKTKTSIPEKDVAIQEFNLEKARLEVHRFGITGYGKGKERVLEQERAIMLGAKPPKNRYVNYKVLQQQIKEKRAAKKEEKTEIQDMDIFKKKKRKGQEDRKSKKKKSAPSILSSGRIGQVGKFKNGALVLSPADVKKINSSRVAK
- the Fsaf1 gene encoding 40S small subunit processome assembly factor 1 isoform X1, which encodes MAPEPEAVPELASGQAVPSGSEAALDTLLRTLYDLAETEAETEQKRVRKKRENKKRDVEAAAFKVAEPAPLPGCLVRHQKKRASSFFEELREELHCAAVTPPAPPSGPEAPATVLSSTFKNNRERVEVVEFYSKSKNRKLKPDQDEHTKTKTSIPEKDVAIQEFNLEKARLEVHRFGITGYGKGKERVLEQERAIMLGAKPPKNRYVNYKVLQQQIKEKRAAKKEEKTEIQDMDIFKKKKRKGQEDRKSKKKKSAPSILSSGRIGQVGKFKNGALVLSPADVKKINSSRVAK